From the Acidobacteriota bacterium genome, one window contains:
- a CDS encoding TIGR00730 family Rossman fold protein: MKDTKDAGLIDPESNGVQKPLAYQDDQFLNSPDARVVRILSEYLQPFANFRREKVRDTVVFFGSARIEENGPLGRYYRDARELARLVTEWSNALQDTKRRFVVCSGGGPGIMEAANRGALDAGGKSVGLNIGLPFEQFPNPFITPDLSFHFHYFFMRKFWFAYLAKGLVIFPGGFGTMDELMEILTLVQTQKLNKKIIVVLYGSEFWNEVINFKALIRHGTISPEDMDLFQFADDPAAALRVLQDGLTTHYLKPEGPGGDRRREAPEITASR, translated from the coding sequence GTATCAGGACGATCAGTTTCTAAACAGTCCTGACGCGCGTGTCGTCCGCATCCTCTCCGAATATCTGCAACCCTTCGCCAACTTCCGCCGCGAGAAAGTCCGCGATACGGTGGTCTTCTTTGGCTCGGCGCGTATCGAAGAGAATGGCCCGCTGGGCCGTTATTACCGCGATGCCCGCGAACTGGCGCGGCTGGTAACCGAGTGGTCGAACGCGTTGCAGGACACCAAGCGCCGCTTCGTGGTCTGCTCGGGTGGCGGGCCAGGCATCATGGAAGCCGCGAATCGCGGGGCGCTCGATGCTGGCGGAAAATCCGTTGGCCTGAACATCGGACTGCCCTTCGAGCAGTTTCCGAATCCTTTCATCACCCCCGACCTCTCCTTCCACTTCCACTACTTCTTCATGCGCAAGTTCTGGTTCGCCTATCTGGCGAAAGGCCTGGTCATCTTTCCCGGCGGCTTCGGCACGATGGATGAGTTGATGGAGATCCTCACGCTCGTCCAGACGCAGAAGCTGAACAAGAAGATCATCGTGGTGCTGTATGGCTCGGAGTTCTGGAACGAGGTGATCAACTTCAAGGCGCTCATCCGCCACGGGACCATCAGCCCGGAAGACATGGACCTGTTCCAGTTCGCCGACGATCCGGCTGCGGCGCTGCGCGTTTTGCAGGATGGACTGACGACGCACTATCTGAAGCCGGAAGGTCCCGGCGGCGATCGCCGTCGCGAAGCCCCGGAAATCACCGCCAGCCGCTAA
- a CDS encoding 4-hydroxybenzoyl-CoA reductase: MLRLPKFKYLHPKNIAEAVRMRADAGPDAMFVAGGTDLFPNMKRRQQTPKVVIGLGHLDKLRTMRGTPKDGMVLGASLTLTEVCENKKIRKAYPAVARAAELVSTPLLRNMGTIGGNLLLDTRCNYYDQSLEWRKAIHFCMKKDGDICWVAPSSPRCWAVQSSDSVPVMVAIGAKVKLVSAEGERVISAESLYKDDGIDYLTKQPNELLTEVILPPTNGWRATYWKLRRREAFDFPVLGVATWMRMATDGTVEDARIFLGGVGSHPIDASKTVDAIRGRKLTEDLIEEAAALAYPVAKPLDNTDFAMTWRKDMARYYVAGTLRELAGLPPKYAGEKNGSHPALRVL, translated from the coding sequence ATGCTACGACTGCCGAAGTTCAAATATCTGCACCCCAAGAATATTGCCGAGGCGGTGCGCATGCGCGCCGACGCTGGGCCTGACGCTATGTTTGTCGCCGGGGGCACGGACCTTTTTCCCAACATGAAGCGGCGTCAGCAGACGCCCAAGGTGGTGATCGGCCTGGGGCATCTGGACAAGCTGCGCACCATGCGCGGCACGCCTAAGGACGGCATGGTGCTGGGCGCGTCGCTGACGCTGACGGAGGTCTGCGAGAACAAGAAGATTCGCAAGGCGTATCCGGCGGTGGCGCGCGCGGCAGAGCTGGTCTCCACGCCGCTACTGCGCAACATGGGCACCATCGGCGGGAACCTGCTGCTCGACACGCGCTGCAACTATTACGATCAGAGTCTCGAGTGGCGCAAGGCGATTCACTTCTGCATGAAGAAGGATGGTGACATCTGCTGGGTCGCGCCGTCCAGCCCGCGTTGCTGGGCCGTGCAGTCGAGTGACTCGGTGCCGGTAATGGTGGCCATCGGAGCGAAGGTTAAGTTAGTCTCAGCCGAGGGCGAACGAGTCATTAGCGCGGAGTCACTCTACAAGGACGACGGGATCGACTATCTCACTAAGCAACCGAATGAGTTACTGACTGAAGTGATACTGCCTCCTACTAATGGCTGGCGAGCGACTTACTGGAAGCTGCGCCGCCGCGAGGCCTTCGACTTCCCCGTACTTGGCGTGGCCACATGGATGCGCATGGCAACCGACGGCACGGTGGAGGATGCCCGCATCTTTCTCGGCGGTGTCGGCTCGCATCCCATCGACGCCAGCAAGACGGTTGATGCGATTCGCGGCAGGAAGCTGACGGAGGATTTGATCGAGGAGGCCGCTGCGCTCGCCTACCCCGTGGCTAAGCCGCTCGACAACACCGACTTCGCCATGACCTGGCGCAAGGACATGGCTCGCTACTACGTCGCCGGGACGTTGCGCGAACTCGCCGGACTTCCGCCGAAATACGCCGGAGAGAAAAATGGTAGTCACCCCGCGCTCAGAGTTCTCTAA
- a CDS encoding transposase, whose protein sequence is MAHVFHQLYFHVTWSTHSRDPLINRGWRAEMLTILGEEVSKRGGVAIRQNAMPDHVHLLLRLPPTVIIADFVGEIKGATAYRVNH, encoded by the coding sequence ATGGCTCACGTATTCCATCAACTCTACTTTCACGTAACTTGGTCCACGCACTCCCGCGATCCGCTGATCAATCGCGGCTGGCGCGCCGAGATGCTTACGATACTGGGCGAGGAGGTCAGCAAGCGCGGCGGCGTGGCGATCCGGCAGAATGCGATGCCCGATCACGTTCACCTGCTGCTGCGACTGCCACCGACCGTCATCATCGCGGATTTCGTCGGAGAGATTAAAGGCGCCACGGCGTATCGCGTGAACCACTAG